Proteins from one Nitrobacteraceae bacterium AZCC 2146 genomic window:
- a CDS encoding hypothetical protein (product_source=Hypo-rule applied; superfamily=57802), with amino-acid sequence MPPSDNPSTSPLAAVDIPRCAMCRARMELAIREPQANGADKRTFKCPRCEFVKTKIVGGPIEAGRHRAPLRRAKPPA; translated from the coding sequence ATGCCGCCATCCGATAATCCCTCCACGTCGCCCCTTGCGGCCGTCGATATCCCGCGCTGCGCCATGTGCCGGGCGCGGATGGAGCTGGCGATCAGAGAGCCGCAGGCAAACGGCGCGGACAAGCGCACCTTCAAGTGCCCCAGGTGCGAGTTCGTCAAGACGAAAATCGTCGGCGGCCCGATCGAGGCCGGTCGCCATCGTGCGCCGCTGAGGCGAGCAAAGCCGCCGGCGTAG
- a CDS encoding vancomycin resistance protein YoaR (product_source=COG2720; cog=COG2720; pfam=PF20089; superfamily=47175) yields the protein MSGFKEPSFADRQKAAMEARKNILTKFKSQPGPDDPAVKARAAEREAQAAARAQAKLVRDAEKAAQKLREAEEAAEAAAKLAREKEEAAAAQLALEAEQKAARDARYAARKKRK from the coding sequence ATGAGCGGATTCAAGGAACCCAGCTTCGCAGATCGCCAGAAGGCGGCCATGGAAGCCAGGAAGAACATTCTGACCAAGTTCAAGTCGCAGCCGGGCCCCGATGATCCTGCCGTGAAAGCGCGCGCCGCCGAGCGCGAAGCCCAGGCCGCGGCGCGGGCCCAGGCCAAGCTGGTCCGCGATGCCGAGAAGGCCGCGCAGAAACTACGCGAAGCCGAGGAAGCCGCCGAGGCCGCCGCCAAGCTCGCCCGCGAGAAGGAAGAGGCCGCCGCCGCCCAGCTGGCGCTGGAGGCCGAACAGAAGGCCGCCCGCGACGCCCGCTACGCCGCCCGCAAGAAGCGCAAGTAG
- a CDS encoding peptidylprolyl isomerase (product_source=KO:K01802; cath_funfam=3.10.50.40; cleavage_site_network=SignalP-noTM; cog=COG0545; ko=KO:K01802; pfam=PF00254; superfamily=54534), which produces MRIFQRAGAATAFALGAALLSFASDASRSPAMAQAAGKIMTTASGLKIEDSQVGTGATPTRGQTCVMHYTGWLYENGVKGKKFDSSVDRNEPFEFPIGVQRVIKGWDEGVSTMKVGGKRTLIIPPELGYGARGAGGVIPPNATLIFDVELLDVKG; this is translated from the coding sequence ATGCGAATTTTTCAGCGAGCGGGCGCCGCGACGGCGTTTGCGCTGGGTGCGGCATTGCTCTCCTTTGCGTCCGACGCCTCCCGTTCTCCAGCCATGGCGCAAGCCGCAGGAAAAATCATGACCACAGCTTCAGGCCTCAAGATCGAAGACAGCCAGGTTGGCACCGGCGCCACGCCGACCCGCGGCCAAACCTGCGTGATGCACTACACCGGCTGGCTCTATGAGAACGGCGTCAAGGGCAAGAAATTTGACTCATCGGTCGATCGCAACGAGCCGTTCGAATTTCCGATCGGTGTGCAGCGGGTGATCAAGGGCTGGGACGAGGGCGTCTCCACCATGAAGGTCGGCGGCAAGCGCACGCTGATCATTCCGCCGGAGTTGGGCTACGGCGCCCGCGGCGCCGGCGGCGTGATTCCGCCCAACGCGACGCTCATCTTCGACGTCGAACTGCTTGACGTGAAGGGCTGA
- a CDS encoding pentapeptide MXKDX repeat protein (product_source=TIGR02953; cleavage_site_network=SignalP-noTM; tigrfam=TIGR02953; transmembrane_helix_parts=Inside_1_6,TMhelix_7_28,Outside_29_78), with translation MTITTRIALGVSAAALSLSVAFAPAFAMDDMKKDDGMKKDSMMKKDDGMKKGAMSHDGMKKDDGMKKDGMMKKDEMKK, from the coding sequence ATGACCATCACCACCAGGATCGCGCTCGGCGTGTCTGCCGCTGCCCTCTCGCTCAGCGTGGCTTTCGCGCCGGCCTTTGCCATGGATGACATGAAGAAGGACGACGGCATGAAGAAGGACAGCATGATGAAAAAGGATGACGGCATGAAAAAGGGCGCGATGTCCCATGACGGCATGAAGAAAGACGATGGCATGAAGAAAGACGGGATGATGAAGAAGGACGAGATGAAGAAGTAA
- a CDS encoding hypothetical protein (product_source=Hypo-rule applied) — MCDYSLHAVATRPAEVAETLVSTRFPSTTTRGFASLSDPHVAVCLRPGTEIAFDDDVQVEGMVFRRNVRDRLARFRQIDLDRPAWHHDALEFSNGEIVLVTDLRPGQRATVLQLPASPVVEKSRVPEPAARHEVTGIV; from the coding sequence ATGTGTGATTACAGCCTGCATGCGGTCGCTACCCGTCCCGCTGAGGTGGCGGAAACGTTGGTTTCGACCAGATTTCCTTCTACGACAACTCGGGGTTTCGCAAGTTTGAGCGATCCGCACGTCGCTGTGTGCCTCCGTCCGGGAACCGAAATCGCCTTTGACGATGACGTCCAGGTTGAGGGGATGGTGTTTCGCCGGAATGTCCGCGATCGATTGGCCCGCTTTCGTCAAATTGACCTGGATCGGCCTGCCTGGCATCACGACGCGCTCGAATTCTCGAACGGCGAGATTGTTCTCGTCACGGACCTCAGGCCCGGGCAAAGGGCGACCGTGCTGCAACTGCCCGCCAGCCCGGTAGTTGAAAAGTCCAGGGTTCCGGAGCCTGCCGCCCGACACGAAGTCACCGGGATCGTCTGA
- a CDS encoding hypothetical protein (product_source=Hypo-rule applied), producing MQAVVDRVIRSFTTKHPVALRDPMSDAESKTVCDNATEFATQLLDNYKDQLAQRVPKPD from the coding sequence ATGCAAGCAGTCGTCGATCGCGTCATCCGTTCGTTTACGACGAAACATCCCGTCGCGCTTCGGGATCCAATGTCCGATGCGGAGTCCAAGACTGTGTGCGATAACGCGACCGAGTTCGCTACGCAGTTGCTCGACAACTACAAGGACCAGCTCGCCCAGCGCGTCCCGAAGCCGGACTGA
- a CDS encoding hypothetical protein (product_source=Hypo-rule applied) translates to MADASLFSILTFQRRPGLWRASISPKVNANSAVKGKTLLGFVTEDDSDSEEAAETAAKRAIKKL, encoded by the coding sequence ATGGCCGATGCATCACTGTTTTCAATTCTGACGTTCCAGCGGCGGCCCGGGCTGTGGCGGGCGTCGATCAGCCCGAAGGTCAATGCCAACTCGGCGGTCAAGGGAAAGACCCTGCTCGGCTTCGTCACCGAGGACGATAGCGACAGTGAGGAAGCCGCCGAGACTGCGGCCAAGCGCGCGATCAAGAAACTCTAG
- a CDS encoding hypothetical protein (product_source=Hypo-rule applied): MPVAASYDPETIALMRDVFQKVVAKVPEQHRTSSNQAAIASRILAVAAEGRRSEAILTAEALNEVKMIFTGPQSMKRIEDLMKVFG, translated from the coding sequence ATGCCCGTAGCAGCGTCGTATGACCCTGAGACCATCGCCTTGATGCGAGACGTTTTTCAGAAGGTGGTGGCGAAGGTGCCGGAGCAGCATCGCACGTCGTCCAACCAGGCCGCGATCGCTTCGCGTATTCTGGCTGTCGCGGCCGAGGGCAGGCGCTCGGAAGCCATCCTCACCGCGGAGGCGCTCAACGAGGTGAAAATGATTTTTACGGGTCCGCAATCCATGAAGCGGATAGAAGATTTGATGAAAGTCTTCGGATAA
- a CDS encoding hypothetical protein (product_source=Hypo-rule applied; transmembrane_helix_parts=Inside_1_51,TMhelix_52_71,Outside_72_82): MRLWRCASDGRGDSRLPVALNSACRNGDRLNNKHHNGASQPKGRDWRRIHHSPLFWIGVALCLAAIMIYVLSDDLSWRPVTK; this comes from the coding sequence ATGCGGCTGTGGCGCTGCGCGTCAGATGGTCGCGGCGATTCGCGGCTGCCGGTAGCATTGAACAGCGCGTGCAGAAATGGGGATCGCTTGAACAACAAACATCACAACGGCGCATCACAGCCCAAGGGCCGCGACTGGCGACGGATCCATCATTCGCCGCTGTTCTGGATCGGCGTCGCCCTGTGCCTGGCGGCAATCATGATCTATGTGCTGTCCGACGACCTGTCGTGGCGGCCGGTCACCAAATAA
- a CDS encoding TRAP-type C4-dicarboxylate transport system substrate-binding protein (product_source=COG1638; cleavage_site_network=SignalP-noTM; cog=COG1638; pfam=PF03480; superfamily=53850) encodes MLTRRHVLASALAAPAILRLGTGTAHAATTLKISHQFPGGTIDKGDFRDRLTRVFAAEIAKRSGGDLVADIYPNSSLIKTNAQFSAMRKGALDISLYPMPYAGGELPETNIGLMPGLVSTYDQGLRWKDQPVGKALTDFLADKGIILLTWVWQAGGVASRTRALVAPEDAKGLKVRGGSREMDMVLQTAGAAVLSIPSNEIYAAMQTGACDAGITSSTSLISFRLEEVAKHLTSGAGASYWFMLEPLMMSKAIFDKLPKNHQDILMSVGTEMEAFGKKGAQEDDVEVAKVYEKAGAKVSVLDAATVGKWRDIARDTAWKDYSAKTPLAANLLKLASDVAA; translated from the coding sequence ATGCTGACACGTCGCCACGTCCTCGCCTCGGCGCTCGCCGCCCCTGCCATTTTGCGCCTCGGCACCGGTACCGCGCACGCCGCGACCACGCTGAAGATTTCGCATCAGTTTCCCGGCGGCACCATCGACAAGGGCGATTTCCGCGACCGGCTGACCCGCGTGTTCGCCGCCGAAATCGCCAAGCGCAGCGGCGGCGACCTTGTCGCCGACATCTATCCGAACTCGTCGCTGATCAAGACCAACGCGCAGTTCTCTGCGATGCGCAAAGGCGCGCTCGATATCAGCCTGTATCCGATGCCCTACGCCGGCGGCGAATTGCCGGAGACCAATATCGGCCTGATGCCAGGCCTGGTCTCGACCTATGATCAGGGCCTGCGCTGGAAAGACCAACCGGTCGGCAAGGCCTTGACCGACTTCCTCGCCGACAAGGGCATCATCTTGCTGACCTGGGTCTGGCAGGCTGGCGGCGTCGCCAGCCGCACCCGCGCGCTGGTCGCCCCCGAAGATGCCAAGGGCCTCAAGGTCCGCGGCGGCTCGCGTGAAATGGACATGGTGCTGCAGACCGCGGGTGCCGCAGTGCTGTCGATACCTTCCAACGAAATCTATGCGGCGATGCAGACTGGTGCCTGCGATGCCGGCATCACCTCCTCCACCAGCCTGATCTCGTTCCGGCTCGAGGAAGTCGCCAAGCATCTGACGTCCGGCGCCGGCGCCTCCTACTGGTTCATGCTGGAGCCGCTGATGATGTCGAAGGCGATCTTCGACAAGTTGCCGAAGAACCATCAGGACATCCTCATGTCGGTCGGTACCGAGATGGAAGCCTTCGGCAAGAAGGGCGCGCAGGAGGACGACGTCGAAGTCGCCAAGGTCTATGAGAAGGCCGGCGCCAAGGTCAGCGTGCTGGATGCCGCCACCGTCGGCAAGTGGCGCGACATCGCCCGCGACACCGCGTGGAAGGACTACAGCGCCAAGACGCCGCTGGCGGCCAACCTGTTGAAGCTCGCCAGCGACGTTGCCGCCTGA
- a CDS encoding TRAP-type C4-dicarboxylate transport system permease small subunit (product_source=COG3090; cog=COG3090; pfam=PF04290; superfamily=81452; transmembrane_helix_parts=Inside_1_33,TMhelix_34_56,Outside_57_70,TMhelix_71_88,Inside_89_107,TMhelix_108_127,Outside_128_152,TMhelix_153_175,Inside_176_183), producing MHGPVLDQLDHPTVAASHPLVAALERVLAFCNNVIVVLSAIALIAACVILSYSVATRSIFHSATYWQDEAAVFLLVGATFMTAAYVQGQRGHIGIEAFVGLLSPMVNSIRLWLVDVASFVFCTFFAWKSWTLTHEAWVDGQVSNSMWSPPLAIPYALMAAGMTLLCVQILLQILIPLSRKARP from the coding sequence ATGCATGGTCCGGTTTTGGATCAGCTCGATCACCCCACCGTCGCCGCGAGCCATCCGCTCGTGGCGGCGCTCGAACGCGTGCTGGCCTTCTGCAACAATGTCATCGTGGTGCTTTCCGCGATCGCGCTGATCGCGGCCTGCGTGATCCTCAGCTACAGCGTGGCGACGCGCAGCATCTTCCACAGCGCCACCTACTGGCAGGACGAGGCTGCGGTGTTCCTGCTGGTCGGCGCCACCTTCATGACCGCGGCCTATGTGCAGGGCCAGCGCGGCCATATCGGCATCGAGGCCTTCGTCGGGCTGCTGTCGCCGATGGTGAACAGCATCCGGCTCTGGCTGGTCGATGTCGCCAGCTTCGTGTTCTGCACCTTCTTCGCCTGGAAATCCTGGACACTGACCCATGAGGCCTGGGTCGATGGCCAGGTATCCAATTCGATGTGGTCGCCGCCTTTGGCAATTCCCTACGCCTTGATGGCGGCCGGCATGACGCTGCTGTGCGTGCAGATCCTGCTGCAGATATTGATCCCGCTAAGCCGGAAGGCGCGCCCGTGA
- a CDS encoding hypothetical protein (product_source=Hypo-rule applied; cleavage_site_network=SignalP-noTM; superfamily=103515), which yields MRSFGIRTILVALLAIASTSSVAHADSGTVRISVLKGGWFIGASGGSGTLTFRGRRYPLSIGGLSAGLVFGASQTYLTGTVTNIRIPSDVAGVYGAGGAGAAVGRGVSAIVLSNEKGAILTMQGRQTGLMVNADLSGLAISLR from the coding sequence ATGCGCTCGTTCGGAATTCGTACAATTCTCGTGGCCCTTCTGGCAATCGCGAGCACTTCGTCTGTTGCGCACGCAGACAGCGGCACCGTCCGCATCTCCGTATTGAAGGGGGGCTGGTTTATCGGTGCATCTGGCGGAAGCGGGACGCTGACATTTCGCGGCAGGCGCTATCCGTTATCGATTGGTGGGTTGAGCGCCGGCCTGGTGTTTGGTGCCTCGCAGACCTATTTGACCGGCACCGTGACTAACATCCGTATCCCGTCGGACGTGGCTGGCGTCTATGGTGCTGGAGGCGCCGGCGCCGCTGTTGGTCGCGGAGTAAGCGCGATCGTTCTGAGCAACGAAAAAGGTGCCATCCTGACGATGCAGGGCCGACAGACCGGCTTGATGGTCAATGCCGATCTGAGCGGGTTGGCGATCTCCCTGCGATAG
- a CDS encoding tripartite ATP-independent transporter DctP family solute receptor (product_source=TIGR00787; cog=COG1638; pfam=PF03480; superfamily=53850; tigrfam=TIGR00787): MFSRRRLLLTAGLTLACPAVLRAEPLRLRLAHGLPVSHPVHPSMQRFADIVRERSQGEIEIALFADGQLGQEVDLLSQVQAGKLDFLKVSASLLERFHPAYKVLDLPFTLRDRAHWLKVTSNDVGRDILESTTASGIVGLTYYDAGARSFYGQKPINHPDDLKGLKIRIQSSETMARLMHLFGAQGVELAWSNIYVALKSGVVDGAENSVAALIVGKHAEVVSHYSFDEHTMIPDVLLVGAGRLESLTPQQRDLIREAAWASYHHMNTLWSAFEAQSRLEIEQRGVTFVEPDKTPFIAKAAPLTDMFAGEEFSRNLLRRIAQS; the protein is encoded by the coding sequence ATGTTTTCTCGGCGCCGCCTTCTTTTGACTGCGGGACTGACCCTCGCCTGCCCCGCGGTGCTGCGCGCCGAGCCGCTCCGGCTGCGGCTGGCCCACGGGCTGCCCGTCAGCCATCCCGTCCATCCCTCAATGCAGCGCTTCGCCGACATCGTCCGCGAGCGATCGCAAGGCGAGATCGAGATTGCGCTGTTCGCCGACGGCCAGCTCGGCCAGGAGGTTGACCTGCTGTCGCAGGTGCAGGCCGGCAAGCTGGATTTTCTGAAAGTCAGCGCCAGCCTGCTGGAGCGCTTTCATCCGGCCTACAAGGTGTTGGATCTGCCGTTCACGCTGCGCGACAGGGCGCACTGGCTGAAGGTGACGAGCAACGACGTAGGCCGGGACATTCTGGAATCGACGACGGCGTCGGGAATCGTCGGCCTCACCTATTACGACGCCGGCGCCCGCAGCTTTTATGGCCAGAAGCCGATCAACCATCCCGACGATCTCAAGGGCCTGAAGATCCGGATCCAGTCGTCGGAAACCATGGCCCGGCTGATGCATCTGTTCGGCGCCCAGGGCGTCGAACTGGCCTGGAGCAATATCTACGTTGCGCTGAAATCGGGAGTTGTCGATGGCGCCGAGAACAGCGTGGCGGCGCTGATCGTCGGCAAGCATGCCGAGGTGGTGTCGCACTACTCGTTCGACGAGCACACCATGATTCCCGACGTGCTGCTGGTCGGCGCCGGACGCCTTGAAAGCCTGACGCCGCAGCAGCGCGACCTCATTCGCGAGGCCGCGTGGGCCTCGTATCATCATATGAATACGCTGTGGTCTGCCTTCGAGGCGCAGTCGCGGCTGGAGATCGAACAGCGCGGCGTGACGTTTGTCGAGCCGGACAAGACACCCTTCATCGCCAAGGCCGCGCCCCTCACCGACATGTTTGCCGGCGAGGAGTTTTCGCGCAACCTGCTGCGGCGGATCGCGCAATCGTAG
- a CDS encoding hypothetical protein (product_source=Hypo-rule applied; pfam=PF16518), with product MKNGLYSIHIQMLDGVKGRASGVIILRDGLLLGGDPYFWSQGAYTVRDSSWKGELLTRQHTPYHDQTARPVFGGREVTTGFSGTYHDGTSEVFGTSLVGSRSVSFRATLRKIADS from the coding sequence ATGAAGAACGGGCTGTATTCCATTCACATCCAGATGCTGGACGGCGTCAAAGGCCGTGCCTCCGGCGTGATCATCCTGCGCGACGGCCTGCTGCTCGGCGGCGACCCCTATTTCTGGTCCCAGGGCGCCTATACGGTCCGGGACAGCAGCTGGAAGGGCGAATTGCTGACCCGCCAGCACACTCCCTACCACGACCAGACCGCCCGCCCGGTTTTTGGCGGCCGGGAGGTGACAACGGGGTTTTCCGGCACCTACCACGACGGGACCTCCGAGGTGTTCGGCACCTCGCTGGTTGGCAGCCGCAGCGTCAGTTTTCGCGCAACCTTGCGGAAAATCGCAGATAGTTGA
- a CDS encoding FkbM family methyltransferase (product_source=TIGR01444; cath_funfam=3.40.50.150; pfam=PF05050; superfamily=53335; tigrfam=TIGR01444) translates to MQSAAMRHVAIQRSNDPLTALLQPARLTAVVDIGANPIDGDPPYKAMLQRRICRVTGFDPHPQALARLNAAKSDLETYLPYAVGDDDSHTLNICRGLGFASLLQPNAKVLTHFPNFSELGRVVDRMKLATRRLDDIAEIDAIDLLKIDIQGSELSVFKNGRAQLAKAVAIQTEVSFVPLYEKQPVFGEVDLELRSLGFIPHMFAAINRKMIAPMLGPDPGAAFNQLVEGDVVYVRDFIQAEAMDAEQLKHLALIAHHGYGSFDLALNCVHHLTTRNAVPPDAKNRYLALLQAERPQPRNQSL, encoded by the coding sequence ATGCAATCTGCTGCGATGCGGCATGTAGCGATTCAACGATCCAATGACCCACTGACCGCGCTGCTGCAGCCGGCCCGGTTGACCGCTGTCGTCGATATCGGCGCCAATCCGATCGACGGCGATCCGCCCTACAAGGCGATGCTGCAGCGCCGGATCTGTCGCGTTACCGGGTTCGATCCGCATCCACAGGCGCTGGCCCGGCTCAACGCCGCGAAGAGCGATCTGGAAACCTACCTGCCCTATGCCGTCGGCGACGACGACAGCCATACGCTGAATATCTGCCGCGGCCTCGGCTTCGCCAGCCTGCTGCAGCCCAATGCAAAAGTGCTGACGCATTTTCCGAATTTTTCCGAACTCGGCCGCGTCGTCGATCGGATGAAACTAGCGACGCGCCGGCTCGATGACATCGCCGAGATCGACGCCATCGATCTGCTGAAGATCGACATCCAGGGCTCGGAGCTGTCGGTGTTCAAAAACGGCCGCGCGCAGCTGGCGAAAGCCGTAGCGATTCAAACCGAAGTCTCGTTCGTGCCGCTGTACGAAAAGCAACCGGTGTTCGGCGAAGTGGACCTCGAACTGCGCAGCCTCGGCTTCATTCCGCACATGTTCGCGGCGATCAACAGGAAGATGATCGCGCCGATGCTGGGCCCCGATCCCGGCGCGGCGTTCAATCAGCTGGTCGAGGGCGACGTCGTTTATGTCAGGGATTTTATCCAGGCGGAGGCGATGGATGCCGAACAGCTCAAGCATCTCGCGCTGATCGCGCATCATGGCTACGGCTCGTTCGACCTGGCGCTGAACTGTGTTCATCACCTCACGACCAGGAACGCCGTGCCACCGGATGCCAAGAATCGCTACCTGGCACTGCTACAGGCCGAGCGGCCGCAGCCGCGCAACCAAAGCCTTTAA